From Quercus robur chromosome 8, dhQueRobu3.1, whole genome shotgun sequence:
GGAAAGAGAGACAAGTGGAAGGAACAAGTGTCAACCTCAAGTATAATAGAGCTCATTATTAAGAAAAGGACACCATTCTCTACTGACAAACTTGCTAATATAGAGATCATAGTCTTCTCTTGAATTGTTAGTTCCTTAGGATATTCTCTCGTAGATCATAGGGCTTTAGAATGTGTTCATGCTTGTAACTGCTTCCTTGTAATCTTGTTACACTGTTTATATTGTTTATGCAAGTTTATTTGACTTTGATTCATGTTTTTAGCTGTTAGACTTGTTTGATCCATAGTGCATTATCTGATTTGATGTTTAGAATCTTTATTTACACTGTGATCTGTTCACTGCTTTGtatattttaccttcaaaatGTTTACTGCTTAGATTGATTAGGCTTTGAATTGCTCTGTTTACAATCAGATTTAGTGTGATCCTGAATAACTTAGTAACATGGAATCCAATGGCATTTGATCTTACTTAGAAGCTTAGTGTGgtaacttataattttatttacttgCATTTCCTTCTTCAAGCATGGACATTCCTCTTAATTGAGACAATACCGAACCACATCCCTTTAAACATGAAGTCAAATAATCCATCACAATTCATAATCAATCAATTCGACACTTGGAAAAAGGCATTGAACTACCTGAAATCACTTCAAATagatcaaaattaaaataatctcAAACACGCCCTTTCTCATCTAGAGTCCAAAATAAGCAATCTTCATTTCTTTTGAAATCTTCCTGGAATAAAGTAGACCCATTGATTCAATCACTCCTATCTCCCAATTTAGAAAGTCCCTAAGGAACTTAAGTTGCATATGTAGAATTCCCAACCTATGTATCTACTGTGTTATAGACAAAACTTGTCTCAAATTATCTTGAGGTTCTTTTGAATGTTGGTCTTGGTGAGGAAGCTTCACCTCCATGTGCATAGAGATAGGAAATTCTTAGCTGCTTGGCACGCTAAtacccccacccaaaaaaaattatctccCTATATGCAGGCGGGGCATTAAGAGGATCCATCTTTTCTAACTTGAAATATGATGGTTGGGTTAGGGTTGATGTAGTTTGGTCCccagagaaaaaagaaaagaggaagatTCATGCTACAAAGATTGTCAGATTAAGCATATTTTAATGAGTTCTGTAGGTTTTTAGCACCATATAAATCTTTGTCTTCATTGTTTGCTTTGTCTCCTTAAGCCGAAAGAGACATGTAACCTATAGTAAAGatcatcaaattaaataaattttctttttggtttcttttttcactaCATTTCATTTGTTGAGtcatcataaattttttaagtctTATTTATATGAAGAATAATGCTTGCCATTAGGTAAAATTTTTATGATTAACAACTTAAATTAATGACTTGGCTCAAACAGGTGCAGCAGTGGAACCGTTTGGGTCATTTGTGTCTAATCTCTTCACAAGATGGAGTGACATGGATATTtctatcaatttacccaagggtGGATATATTTCATATGTTGAAAATGACCGCAAACaaagcttatcaaaaaaagaaaaaaaaagaagaaaaagactgcaaaattttttttctagaagATTTACAAAAAGCTATGCTGGGAGGTAATTTACTTTTGAGTTCAAGCATTTTTCGTTTTGCCCCCCTCTCCCTTTCTCTTGAATGCTTGTATTCTTGCCTCATTACTTTAGCATAGAAGTTTCAGAAAATCCATGTTTCTTATATCTTGACAATctctcttgtttgtttgttaactttaattatttctttattgtaaTTACTTATCTCTAGTGCATGTATTGAAACACATGCTCTTGCAATCAGGACAATTTGTGATAAGGGCAGAAGGTATTTATGAATCCtggaaattataaaaaagaaaattatgtttGAACTGTAACATAAAATGCAAATTGGGGAATTTCAGTCCTTGTACTTATCTTCaccttttgcaatttttttcttccagaATTCTTATTTAGCATGTCAGTCCAGTTGTGAAAGTTTAGTTTCTGTGTAGTTTGTAATAATGTTATACAGTAGACACTGATGGCCATTTTTCCAGGTTGTAATTGAAAGTGTGCAAGATTCTATGAGTGGCTTTTATATGACATTGGAAATATATCATTCCATTGTATTGGACATTGCATTTAACTAGTAAACTAATTGCATCTAAAGGATCATTGTTGGGAGTTGGAACTTAAAGaaatgactttttttattttttcatcattttttttttcattcctcatGCATGTGCTTATGTCTTTGTTTTAtctgtctttaaaaaaaagttcttttagAAACTATGAAGACAAATCTATGAATGGTGTCAGAGCGTTCTTTCTATAATCTTTGAAAATTTAGAACCTAGGGACCAGGGTTTGTGTATGATGCATTGATGCTTAATCAAAGTGGCCTTCTAATAATCTTTTCGAAATTGGATGCTTCAGTTCCATTTGTATTGCCTCTTCGAACTCCAGAGATTTTCTTTAAAGTTTGAAACTCAGTAGTACTTTTTTGTTATGGGAAAGTGAAAGGAGCATAAATGCATGAGGTAATGCaagcttacaaaatttttacggGTTCAACATTGttcttctttgtttgattattcttcATTACAATGCCTCTTTCTTCATTCATAACAGTTTTGATCTGCAGGTCGATGGCAGATGGTGCAATTAATCCGTGGGAGTGTTCCAATTCTAAAATGCAAGAGTAGCCACTATGGCTTCTCTTGTGATATATCAATCGATAACCTAGAGAGCCAAATGAAGTCAAAACTCTTGTTGTGGATCAGTGAGATAGATGGGCGCTTTCGTGACATGGTTTTACTGGTATGTTCTTGTAGCAATCTGATACTTGCTGTTGTGGGATCAGCTATAGTATTTGATGCGTTCTTTCTAGTATGTGTAGGTCAAGGAATGGGCAAAAGCACATGAGATAAATGATGCGACTCCAATAAGTGGGACTTTCAATTCATACTCTCTTTGTTTGCTTGTGATCTTCCATTTTCAGGtaattcttgaatcttgatcaTTATTTGTCAAGTCCCAAACCTGATCAGGGTCTAGAGAGCATGAGGTAACTACTTGGTCAATCTGTATAAGTATCTATgtctatataatttttcaaattatcTAATCCATAAATATTAGTCTGTTCAATTGGAGACAAtccataacaaaattaaataaaaattgaaccaTTACTCTAAAATTCATGTCACAACTGTCAGAGCTCTAATCCCAATTACAAAACATCAGACTAACAAAAAGAAAGTTCCATCAACAAAAGACATACTCCCTAGAGTCCAAATCACTCATGGACCAGTATTACATCAAATCCCAAAATATGATATCCTCGAAAATCCGAAGGAAATAATCCTCAAGTTCATAATTTAAAACCGTCAACATATAAAACCCTCAAGATCAATAAAAATAGACTGCAACTTCCTTCATCCAGGGAACCTCTAATCTGTGAGTGCCTCTAAGTATCTGAAATGAGGGGATAAAAaggggtgagataactcaataaatGGAATTTACTAACATGGGGTGTGGGGATGAGCCATTTCCAAAAATAGTacatttttaacaaaatcacAACTTTTCAATCATTCAAGATTTCAAAAGcaattatttcataaaataatagtGGGAAAACATATCTCACTGCTTCAAAATGGTCACAAAAATGTGTCATATAACAATACAATATTTTACTGAGAGCAGTAACATCATGACATATCAAATATAATCACATTAAAAATTCGTCCCTAGGCCTTTCTACTTGTGGTCAATGTTTACACCCCTTAATAGGGTTGTGCAATAGCAAGTTCTCAAGAcaatgtttcaaaaattttttgcaaagtATTCATAATCACTTTTCTCAAAATATCATGAGTAAAATTGAGCAAAATATTTCTCAAGGAAACGCAAAGGAAACTTAAACCatatgattttataaaatttcacACTTTTAAAATGTCTCATCCACACATACATAGTTATATAAAATTTAGCTTGtcccacaatattttcaaacaaacaaGGAATCAAGGCTTTTAATAATATCCACATCAAATATTTAGAGAGTAAGAAACAAGTtgtatacataaatataaatattttttcattataacCATAGTTTGATAGTCAAAACTATTTTTGGGATAACCCCCACATTAAGAAATATTGCTTACCTTAAGCTTCCTGCAAAACCAACAACTGGGTGCTCCAAAAGTCACTGGCTAGAGCCTATAAGGTTGAATTCAAAGGTACCTTAACATACATGACAAAGCATTGTAATATTAACTACTACCATGAAATAGTGTGCTAGTAACTAAGGCACCCTAGTCACCTAGTGCTGATTTTTCTGCTATAAATGAGAATCAAGTTATACTGTAATTCTCATGGTCCTAATTACATTATGAAAATAGTTCCTCCAATTTTCCTTTTATCCATATTCCTTTAACAAACCCAAACAACTAATTGAACTCTAAAATTCACCACTAAGTCTAGGTTTCACAATCCCATCTCAAGACTTCTCAAAACCAAGCCCTCTACATCAAAATTTAACCAATTTAACTTCAAGAGGAATTGCAAAACCAGCCCAAGGCTGGTTGGTTAGTGCTTAAACAGCCAATCAACTCTGACCCTTGAAATCTTATACTCCCCTTGCACCACTTAATATACTTGATAAATTGATAAAGTGGAATCTTGAACCAAATATTTTTGTGTAGAGAACCTTCTGCTGATATATATTCAATTGACAAGTCCAATTACATAACAACATTAGGCACTTTAGTTGATTACACAATGACAATTTCGAACTAACCACACCTTCTCATCAGTTAGTATACAAGATTAGTGTGTGTATTCCTTACCCATAACATACCAAATATAATTCAGCCCTTATCATGTGCAACCTGCAGTAGATAATTGTAATTCCTAGGGCAATTA
This genomic window contains:
- the LOC126697569 gene encoding protein HESO1-like isoform X1; the encoded protein is MSAYNTLEHILREVLEVLKTLQEDWVTRSQFIKELRGVVESVESLRGAAVEPFGSFVSNLFTRWSDMDISINLPKGGYISYVENDRKQSLSKKEKKRRKRLQNFFSRRFTKSYAGSSICIASSNSRDFL
- the LOC126697569 gene encoding protein HESO1-like isoform X2, whose product is MSAYNTLEHILREVLEVLKTLQEDWVTRSQFIKELRGVVESVESLRGRWQMVQLIRGSVPILKCKSSHYGFSCDISIDNLESQMKSKLLLWISEIDGRFRDMVLLYV